The following proteins are co-located in the Hemicordylus capensis ecotype Gifberg chromosome 11, rHemCap1.1.pri, whole genome shotgun sequence genome:
- the STAG2 gene encoding cohesin subunit SA-2 isoform X1: protein MIAAQDATTNFALLQDSETHFSSDTDFEDIEGKNQKPGKGKTCKKGKKGTGEKGKVGNGGGKPGGPNRMNGHHQQNGVENMMLFEVVKMGKSAMQSVVDDWIESYKHDRDIALLDLINFFIQCSGCKGVVTAEMFRHMQNSEIIRKMTEEFDEDSGDYPLTMAGPQWKKFKSSFCEFIGVLVRQCQYSIIYDEYMMDTVISLLTGLSDSQVRAFRHTSTLAAMKLMTALVNVALNLSINMDNTQRQYEAERNKIIGKRANDRLELLLQKRKELQENQDEIENMMNAIFKGVFVHRYRDAIAEIRAICIEEIGIWMKMYSDAFLNDSYLKYVGWTMHDKQGEVRLKCLTALQGLYYNKELNSKLELFTSRFKDRIVSMTLDKEYDVAVQAIKLLTLVLQSSEEVLTAEDCENVYHLVYSAHRPVAVAAGEFLYKKLFSRRDPEEDGILKRRGRQGPNANLVKTLVFFFLESELHEHAAYLVDSMWDCATDLLKDWECMNSLLLEEPLNGEEPLTDKQESALIEIMLCTIRQAAECHPPVGRGTGKRVLTAKEKKAQLDDRTRITELFAVALPQLLAKYSIDAEKVTNLLQLPQYFDLEIYTTGRLEKHLDALLRQIRDIVEKHTDTDVLEACSKTYHALCNEEFTIFNRVDIARSQLIDELADKFNRLLEDFLQEGEEPDEDDAYQVLSTLKRITAFHNAHDLSRWDLFSCNYKLLKTGIENGDMPEQIVIHALQCTHYVILWQLAKITESSSTKEDLLRLKKQMRVFCQICQHYLTNVNTAVKEQAFTILCDVLMIFSHQIMSGGRDMLEPLVYSPDSSLQSELLSFILDHVFIDQDDDSNSADGQQDDEASKIEALHKRRNLLAAFCKLIVYTVVEMNTAADIFKQYMKYYNDYGDIIKETMSKTRQIDKIQCAKTLILSLQQLFNEMIQENGYNFDRSSPAFSGIKELARRFALTFGLDQLKTREAIAMLHKDGIEFAFKEPNPQGESHPPLNLAFLDILSEFSSKLLRQDKKTVYVYLEKFMTFQMSLRREDVWLPLMSYRNSLLAGGDDDTMSVISGISSRGSTVRNKKTKPATGKRKLPEAEESSSSDSLWMNREQTMHTPVMMQTPPHLTSTIMREPKRLRPEENYMSVYPMQAEHHQPPIDYNTQVTWMLAQRQQEEAARQQQERAMNYVKLRTNLQHAIRRGTGLMEDDEEPIVEDVMMSSEGRIEDLNEGMDFDTMDIDLPPSKNRRERTELKPDFFDPASIMDESVLGVSMF, encoded by the exons ATGATAGCAGCTCAAGACGCAACAACTAATTTTGCTCTTCTTCA GGATTCTGAAACACATTTTTCTTCTGATACTGACTTCGAAGATATTGAAGGCAAAAATCAGAAGCCAGGAAAAGGAAAG ACCTGTAAGAAGGGGAAAAAAGGTACAGGAGAAAAAGGGAAAGTTGGAAACGGAGGAGGAAAGCCCGGTGGTCCAAATCGAATGAATGGGCATCATCAGCAGAATGGTGTGGAAAACATGATGCTGTTTGAAGTTGTTAAAATGGGCAAGAGTGCTATGCAG TCTGTAGTGGATGACTGGATAGAGTCCTACAAACATGACAGGGATATAGCACTTCTTGATCTCATCAACTTCTTTATACAGTGTTCAGGCTGCAAAG GGGTTGTAACAGCAGAGATGTTTCGACATATGCAGAATTCGGAAATAATTCGGAAAATGACTGAAGAATTTGATGAG GATAGTGGAGATTATCCGCTCACCATGGCGGGTCCTCAGTGGAAGAAATTTAAGTCAAGCTTTTGTGAGTTCATTGGCGTTTTGGTCCGACAGTGTCAATATAGTATCATATATGATGAATACATGATGGATACAGTCATTTCGCTACTTACAGGACTATCAGACTCACAAGTCAGGGCATTTCGACATACTAGCACACTGGCAG CGATGAAACTGATGACTGCTTTAGTGAATGTGGCATTAAATCTGAGCATTAACATGGACAATACACAACGACAATACGAAGCAGAACGAAATAAAATAATTGGAAAACGAGCTAATGATAGGCTGGAACTGTTGCTACAAAAAAGGAAGGAG CTTCAAGAAAATCAGGATGAAATAGAAAATATGATGAATGCAATTTTTAAAGGAGTATTTGTTCATCGATACAG GGATGCAATAGCTGAAATCAGAGCAATCTGCATTGAAGAAATTGGGATTTGGATGAAAATGTATAGCGATGCCTTTCTCAATGACAGTTACTTAAAATATGTAGGGTGGACAATGCATGACAAG CAAGGAGAGGTAAGACTCAAATGTCTTACAGCTTTGCAAGGGCTTTACTATAATAAAGAACTTAATTCCAAATTGGAACTCTTCACCAGTCGATTCAAG GATAGAATTGTGTCTATGACTCTCGACAAAGAATATGATGTTGCAGTACAAGCAATAAAACTACTTACTCTTGTTTTACA GAGTAGTGAAGAAGTATTGACTGCAGAAGACTGTGAAAATGTCTACCATCTGGTTTACTCAGCTCATCGGCCAGTAGCTGTAGCAGCAGGAGAATTTCTTTACAAAAA GCTTTTTAGTCGCAGAGACCCTGAAGAAGATGGAATTCTTAAAAGAAGGGGGAGACAAGGCCCAAATGCTAACCTTGTCAAAACATTAGTATTTTTCTTCTTGGAAAGTGAG TTACATGAGCATGCTGCTTACTTGGTGGACAGTATGTGGGATTGTGCAACTGACCTCTTGAAGGACTGGGAATGTATGAATAGTCTTCTGTTGGAGGAGCCACTCAATGGAGAAGAAC CTTTGACAGACAAACAGGAAAGTGCACTAATTGAAATAATGCTGTGTACCATTAGACAAGCGGCTGAGTGTCACCCCCCTGTTGGAAGAGGCACAGGAAAGCGG GTGCTTACagcaaaggaaaagaaagcacagTTGGATGACAGGACAAGGATCACAGAACTTTTTGCTGTGGCACTCCCTCAGCTATTAGCAAAA TATTCTATAGATGCAGAGAAGGTCACCAATTTGTTACAGTTGCCACAATATTTTGATTTGGAAATCTACACAACAGGGAGATTAGAAAAG CATTTGGATGCCTTATTGCGACAGATCCGGGATATTGTAGAAAAGCACACAGACACAGATGTTTTGGAAGCTTGTTCTAAAACGTACCATGCGCTCTGTAACGAAGAGTTCACAATCTTCAATAGAGTTGACATTGCAAGAAGTCAGCTAATAGACGAACTGGCAGACAAATTTAACAGGCTTCTTGAAGACTTTCTGCAGGAG GGTGAAGAACCTGATGAAGATGATGCTTACCAGGTCTTATCAACATTAAAGCGAATCACTGCGTTTCATAA TGCCCATGATCTGTCAAGATGGGACTTGTTCAGTTGCAACTACAAGTTATTAAAAACGGGCATTGAAAATGGAGACATGCCTGaacag ATTGTTATTCACGCACTGCAGTGTACTCACTATGTAATCCTTTGGCAGCTAGCAAAAATTACCGAAAGCAGCTCTACAAAG GAGGACCTTCTACGCCTAAAGAAGCAGATGAGGGTGTTCTGTCAAATCTGCCAGCACTACCTTACCAATGTAAATACTGCTGTTAAAGAACAG GCCTTCACTATTTTGTGTGATGTGTTAATGATCTTCAGCCATCAGATTATGTCAGGAGGACGTGACATGTTAGAGCCACTAGTTTACAGTCCTGATTCTTCTTTGCAATCTGAACTGCTCAGCTTTATTCTCGATCATGTCTTCATTGACCAGGATGATGACAGCAACAGTGCAG ATGGACAGCAGGATGATGAAGCTAGTAAGattgaagctttgcacaaaagaAGAAATTTACTCGCAGCTTTTTGTAAACTTATTGTATATACTGTGGTGGAAATGAATACTGCTGCAGATATTTTCAAGCAATATATGAAG TATTACAACGACTATGGCGATATCATCAAAGAAACAATGAGTAAAACAAGGCAAATAGACAAAATCCAGTGTGCAAAGACTCTTATTCTCAGTTTACAACAG CTTTTCAATGAGATGATTCAAGAAAATGGTTATAATTTTGACAGATCATCGCCAGCTTTCAGCGGCATTAAGGAGTTAGCGCGACGTTTTGCTTTAACATTTGGACTGGATCAACTAAAAACGAGAGAAGCCATTGCTATGTTGCACAA GGATGGCATAGAGTTTGCTTTTAAAGAGCCTAATCCTCAAGGTGAGAGCCACCCACCATTAAATTTGGCATTTCTTGATATATTGAGCGAGTTCTCTTCCAAACTTCTCAGGCAAGACAAAAAAACAGT GTATGTTTACCTGGAGAAGTTCATGACCTTCCAGATGTCTCTGCGAAGAGAAGATGTGTGGCTTCCGCTCATGTCGTACCGGAACTCTTTGCTAGCTGGGGGCGATGATGATACAATGTCGGTCATTAGTGGAATCAGTAGTCGAGGGTCTACAGTAAGGAATAAGAAGACGAAACCAGCTACAGGGAAGCGGAAACTACCCGAAG CCGAAGAAAGCAGCAGTAGCGACAGCCTGTGGATGAACAGGGAGCAGACCATGCACACACCGGTCATGATGCAGACGCCGCCACACCTCACGTCCACCATCATGAGGGAGCCCAAAAGACTACGGCCTGAGGAGAATTACATGAGCGTCTATCCCATGCAGGCGGAACACCATCAACCTCCAATCGACTACAA TACGCAGGTCACATGGATGTTGGCTCAGAGGCAGCAAGAAGAGGCAgctaggcagcagcaggagagagcgaTGAATTACGTGAAGCTGAGAACTAACTTGCAACATGCCAT TCGACGTGGCACAGGTCTAATGGAGGATGATGAGGAGCCAATTGTTGAagatgtgatgatgtcatcagagGGACGCATTGAAGATCTTAACGAAGGCATGGATTTTGACACCATGGACATAGATCTA CCACCATCAAAGAACAGGAGAGAAAGAACGGAGCTAAAGCCAGATTTCTTTGATCCCGCTTCAATCATGGACGAATCC gtTCTCGGAGTATCAATGTTTTAA
- the STAG2 gene encoding cohesin subunit SA-2 isoform X2, with the protein MKLMTALVNVALNLSINMDNTQRQYEAERNKIIGKRANDRLELLLQKRKELQENQDEIENMMNAIFKGVFVHRYRDAIAEIRAICIEEIGIWMKMYSDAFLNDSYLKYVGWTMHDKQGEVRLKCLTALQGLYYNKELNSKLELFTSRFKDRIVSMTLDKEYDVAVQAIKLLTLVLQSSEEVLTAEDCENVYHLVYSAHRPVAVAAGEFLYKKLFSRRDPEEDGILKRRGRQGPNANLVKTLVFFFLESELHEHAAYLVDSMWDCATDLLKDWECMNSLLLEEPLNGEEPLTDKQESALIEIMLCTIRQAAECHPPVGRGTGKRVLTAKEKKAQLDDRTRITELFAVALPQLLAKYSIDAEKVTNLLQLPQYFDLEIYTTGRLEKHLDALLRQIRDIVEKHTDTDVLEACSKTYHALCNEEFTIFNRVDIARSQLIDELADKFNRLLEDFLQEGEEPDEDDAYQVLSTLKRITAFHNAHDLSRWDLFSCNYKLLKTGIENGDMPEQIVIHALQCTHYVILWQLAKITESSSTKEDLLRLKKQMRVFCQICQHYLTNVNTAVKEQAFTILCDVLMIFSHQIMSGGRDMLEPLVYSPDSSLQSELLSFILDHVFIDQDDDSNSADGQQDDEASKIEALHKRRNLLAAFCKLIVYTVVEMNTAADIFKQYMKYYNDYGDIIKETMSKTRQIDKIQCAKTLILSLQQLFNEMIQENGYNFDRSSPAFSGIKELARRFALTFGLDQLKTREAIAMLHKDGIEFAFKEPNPQGESHPPLNLAFLDILSEFSSKLLRQDKKTVYVYLEKFMTFQMSLRREDVWLPLMSYRNSLLAGGDDDTMSVISGISSRGSTVRNKKTKPATGKRKLPEAEESSSSDSLWMNREQTMHTPVMMQTPPHLTSTIMREPKRLRPEENYMSVYPMQAEHHQPPIDYNTQVTWMLAQRQQEEAARQQQERAMNYVKLRTNLQHAIRRGTGLMEDDEEPIVEDVMMSSEGRIEDLNEGMDFDTMDIDLPPSKNRRERTELKPDFFDPASIMDESVLGVSMF; encoded by the exons ATGAAACTGATGACTGCTTTAGTGAATGTGGCATTAAATCTGAGCATTAACATGGACAATACACAACGACAATACGAAGCAGAACGAAATAAAATAATTGGAAAACGAGCTAATGATAGGCTGGAACTGTTGCTACAAAAAAGGAAGGAG CTTCAAGAAAATCAGGATGAAATAGAAAATATGATGAATGCAATTTTTAAAGGAGTATTTGTTCATCGATACAG GGATGCAATAGCTGAAATCAGAGCAATCTGCATTGAAGAAATTGGGATTTGGATGAAAATGTATAGCGATGCCTTTCTCAATGACAGTTACTTAAAATATGTAGGGTGGACAATGCATGACAAG CAAGGAGAGGTAAGACTCAAATGTCTTACAGCTTTGCAAGGGCTTTACTATAATAAAGAACTTAATTCCAAATTGGAACTCTTCACCAGTCGATTCAAG GATAGAATTGTGTCTATGACTCTCGACAAAGAATATGATGTTGCAGTACAAGCAATAAAACTACTTACTCTTGTTTTACA GAGTAGTGAAGAAGTATTGACTGCAGAAGACTGTGAAAATGTCTACCATCTGGTTTACTCAGCTCATCGGCCAGTAGCTGTAGCAGCAGGAGAATTTCTTTACAAAAA GCTTTTTAGTCGCAGAGACCCTGAAGAAGATGGAATTCTTAAAAGAAGGGGGAGACAAGGCCCAAATGCTAACCTTGTCAAAACATTAGTATTTTTCTTCTTGGAAAGTGAG TTACATGAGCATGCTGCTTACTTGGTGGACAGTATGTGGGATTGTGCAACTGACCTCTTGAAGGACTGGGAATGTATGAATAGTCTTCTGTTGGAGGAGCCACTCAATGGAGAAGAAC CTTTGACAGACAAACAGGAAAGTGCACTAATTGAAATAATGCTGTGTACCATTAGACAAGCGGCTGAGTGTCACCCCCCTGTTGGAAGAGGCACAGGAAAGCGG GTGCTTACagcaaaggaaaagaaagcacagTTGGATGACAGGACAAGGATCACAGAACTTTTTGCTGTGGCACTCCCTCAGCTATTAGCAAAA TATTCTATAGATGCAGAGAAGGTCACCAATTTGTTACAGTTGCCACAATATTTTGATTTGGAAATCTACACAACAGGGAGATTAGAAAAG CATTTGGATGCCTTATTGCGACAGATCCGGGATATTGTAGAAAAGCACACAGACACAGATGTTTTGGAAGCTTGTTCTAAAACGTACCATGCGCTCTGTAACGAAGAGTTCACAATCTTCAATAGAGTTGACATTGCAAGAAGTCAGCTAATAGACGAACTGGCAGACAAATTTAACAGGCTTCTTGAAGACTTTCTGCAGGAG GGTGAAGAACCTGATGAAGATGATGCTTACCAGGTCTTATCAACATTAAAGCGAATCACTGCGTTTCATAA TGCCCATGATCTGTCAAGATGGGACTTGTTCAGTTGCAACTACAAGTTATTAAAAACGGGCATTGAAAATGGAGACATGCCTGaacag ATTGTTATTCACGCACTGCAGTGTACTCACTATGTAATCCTTTGGCAGCTAGCAAAAATTACCGAAAGCAGCTCTACAAAG GAGGACCTTCTACGCCTAAAGAAGCAGATGAGGGTGTTCTGTCAAATCTGCCAGCACTACCTTACCAATGTAAATACTGCTGTTAAAGAACAG GCCTTCACTATTTTGTGTGATGTGTTAATGATCTTCAGCCATCAGATTATGTCAGGAGGACGTGACATGTTAGAGCCACTAGTTTACAGTCCTGATTCTTCTTTGCAATCTGAACTGCTCAGCTTTATTCTCGATCATGTCTTCATTGACCAGGATGATGACAGCAACAGTGCAG ATGGACAGCAGGATGATGAAGCTAGTAAGattgaagctttgcacaaaagaAGAAATTTACTCGCAGCTTTTTGTAAACTTATTGTATATACTGTGGTGGAAATGAATACTGCTGCAGATATTTTCAAGCAATATATGAAG TATTACAACGACTATGGCGATATCATCAAAGAAACAATGAGTAAAACAAGGCAAATAGACAAAATCCAGTGTGCAAAGACTCTTATTCTCAGTTTACAACAG CTTTTCAATGAGATGATTCAAGAAAATGGTTATAATTTTGACAGATCATCGCCAGCTTTCAGCGGCATTAAGGAGTTAGCGCGACGTTTTGCTTTAACATTTGGACTGGATCAACTAAAAACGAGAGAAGCCATTGCTATGTTGCACAA GGATGGCATAGAGTTTGCTTTTAAAGAGCCTAATCCTCAAGGTGAGAGCCACCCACCATTAAATTTGGCATTTCTTGATATATTGAGCGAGTTCTCTTCCAAACTTCTCAGGCAAGACAAAAAAACAGT GTATGTTTACCTGGAGAAGTTCATGACCTTCCAGATGTCTCTGCGAAGAGAAGATGTGTGGCTTCCGCTCATGTCGTACCGGAACTCTTTGCTAGCTGGGGGCGATGATGATACAATGTCGGTCATTAGTGGAATCAGTAGTCGAGGGTCTACAGTAAGGAATAAGAAGACGAAACCAGCTACAGGGAAGCGGAAACTACCCGAAG CCGAAGAAAGCAGCAGTAGCGACAGCCTGTGGATGAACAGGGAGCAGACCATGCACACACCGGTCATGATGCAGACGCCGCCACACCTCACGTCCACCATCATGAGGGAGCCCAAAAGACTACGGCCTGAGGAGAATTACATGAGCGTCTATCCCATGCAGGCGGAACACCATCAACCTCCAATCGACTACAA TACGCAGGTCACATGGATGTTGGCTCAGAGGCAGCAAGAAGAGGCAgctaggcagcagcaggagagagcgaTGAATTACGTGAAGCTGAGAACTAACTTGCAACATGCCAT TCGACGTGGCACAGGTCTAATGGAGGATGATGAGGAGCCAATTGTTGAagatgtgatgatgtcatcagagGGACGCATTGAAGATCTTAACGAAGGCATGGATTTTGACACCATGGACATAGATCTA CCACCATCAAAGAACAGGAGAGAAAGAACGGAGCTAAAGCCAGATTTCTTTGATCCCGCTTCAATCATGGACGAATCC gtTCTCGGAGTATCAATGTTTTAA